In a genomic window of Amycolatopsis japonica:
- a CDS encoding TetR/AcrR family transcriptional regulator has product MSRPRRRAEKPVLSQELVVKTALDLLAREGLEAVSMRCVAKALETGPASLYAHVANKEELHELMVDHVLAFGPFPEPDPDRWVEQAKDLLRDNVRALTSVPGIAKIAWAIPVPVGANALQQAEAMLAVLRAGGLDLKRALFAADALWLYAKAFAYEGAGWQHGDIDLAEQEQRGRRMVEYMTSFPPGAFPNLLGAGEYFTAETAQERFEFAIDLFLRGLASAAA; this is encoded by the coding sequence GTGAGCAGGCCCCGGCGTCGCGCCGAGAAACCCGTGCTGTCCCAGGAGCTCGTGGTGAAGACGGCACTGGACCTCCTCGCCCGCGAAGGGCTGGAGGCGGTGAGCATGCGGTGTGTGGCCAAGGCGCTGGAGACCGGTCCGGCGTCGCTCTACGCCCATGTGGCGAACAAGGAGGAGCTCCACGAGCTGATGGTCGACCACGTCCTCGCCTTCGGCCCGTTCCCCGAGCCCGACCCCGATCGCTGGGTCGAACAGGCGAAGGATCTGCTGCGCGACAACGTGCGCGCGCTGACGTCGGTCCCGGGGATCGCCAAGATCGCCTGGGCCATCCCCGTCCCGGTCGGCGCGAACGCCCTGCAGCAGGCCGAAGCGATGCTCGCGGTCCTGCGCGCGGGCGGCCTCGATCTCAAGCGGGCCCTGTTCGCCGCCGACGCTTTATGGCTCTACGCCAAGGCTTTCGCCTACGAAGGCGCCGGCTGGCAACACGGCGACATCGACCTCGCCGAGCAGGAACAGCGCGGCAGGCGGATGGTCGAGTACATGACGTCGTTCCCGCCCGGTGCCTTCCCGAACCTGCTGGGCGCGGGCGAGTACTTCACCGCGGAGACCGCGCAGGAGCGGTTCGAGTTCGCGATCGACCTCTTCCTGCGCGGCTTGGCCTCCGCCGCCGCGTGA
- a CDS encoding TetR/AcrR family transcriptional regulator produces MRQNPERRTALTDAAITVLAREGARGLTYRAVDVEADVPPGTTSNYFRNRDQLLGEVGVRVQERLSAPAEVMANPQAESPSHDRVGVLLGELMGRLTGHREPYLALLELRLEATRRPDLSAALTKTVREGIDMSVDWHVAAGMPGGRAEVLLMYLALTGLTVERLTLPEVLADVTDEEVIRIIVDRVLPS; encoded by the coding sequence ATGCGACAGAACCCGGAGCGCCGGACCGCGCTCACCGACGCCGCCATCACCGTCCTCGCCCGCGAGGGCGCACGCGGCCTCACCTACCGCGCCGTGGACGTCGAGGCGGACGTGCCGCCGGGAACGACGTCGAACTACTTCCGCAATCGGGACCAGCTGCTCGGCGAGGTCGGCGTCCGGGTACAGGAGCGGCTGTCGGCGCCGGCCGAGGTGATGGCGAATCCGCAGGCCGAGTCGCCGTCCCACGACCGGGTCGGGGTCCTGCTCGGCGAGCTCATGGGACGGCTGACCGGCCATCGGGAGCCCTACCTCGCCTTGCTCGAGCTCCGGCTCGAAGCCACCCGGCGCCCGGATCTCTCGGCCGCACTGACCAAGACCGTCCGTGAAGGCATCGACATGAGCGTCGACTGGCACGTTGCGGCGGGAATGCCGGGCGGGCGGGCCGAAGTGCTGCTGATGTACCTCGCGCTGACCGGGCTCACCGTCGAACGGCTCACCCTTCCGGAGGTGCTCGCGGACGTCACCGACGAGGAGGTCATCCGGATCATCGTGGACCGCGTACTGCCCTCGTGA
- a CDS encoding putative leader peptide, translating into MTRAGISLVARRHVDLRRVASALCATNR; encoded by the coding sequence ATGACCCGCGCCGGAATCAGCCTCGTGGCACGCCGCCACGTGGACCTCCGTCGTGTGGCGAGCGCGCTCTGTGCGACGAACCGCTGA
- a CDS encoding VOC family protein, whose product MQLNGFGACVVVEDIAETTAWWKRHLQLTVTIELDWFSSLNAGVPGYEMSFVKRGHKATPAPWRAQEAAGSMVGFMVEDAAGEYERLRVEGVKIVTELVDEEFGQRHFYVEDLNGFLIDIIEAIPPSAEWLAANGLA is encoded by the coding sequence ATGCAACTCAACGGTTTCGGCGCCTGTGTGGTCGTCGAGGACATCGCCGAGACCACCGCCTGGTGGAAGCGGCACCTGCAATTGACGGTGACGATCGAGCTGGACTGGTTCTCCAGCCTCAACGCCGGAGTGCCGGGTTACGAGATGAGCTTCGTGAAGCGCGGTCACAAGGCCACGCCGGCGCCGTGGCGGGCGCAGGAAGCCGCCGGATCGATGGTCGGGTTCATGGTCGAAGACGCCGCGGGCGAGTACGAGCGCCTGCGCGTGGAGGGGGTCAAGATCGTGACGGAACTCGTGGACGAGGAATTCGGCCAGCGGCACTTCTACGTCGAGGACCTGAACGGCTTCCTGATCGACATCATCGAGGCCATCCCGCCGTCCGCGGAGTGGCTGGCCGCTAACGGGCTGGCTTAA
- a CDS encoding carbamoyltransferase family protein translates to MYVLGISRVHDSAAALVRDGEIIAFAEEERFTRKKHDGDFPAEAIKFCLERGGITLADVDHVAYYWQRWREGIHAAKVFAKYFPATLEVFRNQNGDEGGSSAGMVETFKTGGGKGVDDYHVGGAVLAHIKRSFTLERDVKEAVGWTGPTKFKTHLVDHHKAHAASGYFISPWEESAVLTFDGIGSDGTATYLGHGKGNRIIDIRRIKFPHSLGAMYAGVTGYLGFYPTRDEGKIMGLAPLGNDTYVDAFKQLIHLDDDGGYELDLSFFGHHRTGKHVMAKKFTDLFGPARPKTRVTAENPVPQHYCDIAYALQVTLEEAGLHIARWLQRETGSRRLSVAGGVALNSVMNGRILLETPFEDFFAQPAAADDGCALGSALEVSVGKYGKPRPRDGYTYTGPDYTEAEMELALQDAGVRYTKVDDIAAHTAKKISEGKIIGWVQGRMECGPRALGNRSLVADPRDPDSKTRMNEKVKHREAFRPFAPSCLAERAGDWFVSDYPSPVMLLVFDVLPDKRDEVPAITHVDGTARVQTVTETDNPLYYRMISEFEKLTGVPMVVNTSFNDNNEPIVASPADAVACYLKTDVDALALGPFWAEKDDL, encoded by the coding sequence ATGTACGTACTGGGAATCAGCAGGGTCCACGACTCGGCGGCCGCGCTCGTGCGCGACGGCGAGATCATCGCTTTCGCCGAAGAGGAACGCTTCACCCGCAAGAAGCACGACGGGGACTTCCCCGCGGAGGCGATCAAGTTCTGCCTGGAGCGCGGCGGGATCACCCTCGCCGACGTCGACCACGTCGCCTACTACTGGCAGCGCTGGCGTGAGGGCATCCACGCGGCGAAGGTGTTCGCGAAGTACTTCCCGGCCACGCTGGAGGTGTTCCGCAACCAGAACGGCGACGAGGGCGGCTCGTCGGCGGGCATGGTGGAGACGTTCAAAACCGGTGGCGGCAAAGGGGTCGACGACTACCACGTCGGCGGCGCCGTGCTCGCGCACATCAAGCGGTCCTTCACCCTCGAACGCGACGTGAAGGAGGCCGTGGGCTGGACCGGCCCGACGAAGTTCAAGACGCATCTGGTCGACCACCACAAGGCGCACGCCGCCAGCGGCTACTTCATCTCGCCGTGGGAAGAGTCGGCGGTGCTCACCTTCGACGGCATCGGCAGCGACGGCACCGCGACCTATCTGGGGCACGGCAAGGGAAACCGGATCATCGACATCCGGCGGATCAAGTTCCCGCATTCGCTCGGCGCGATGTACGCGGGCGTCACCGGCTATCTGGGCTTCTACCCCACCCGTGACGAAGGCAAGATCATGGGGCTGGCCCCGCTCGGCAACGACACCTACGTCGACGCGTTCAAGCAGCTGATCCACCTCGACGACGACGGCGGGTACGAGCTCGATCTGAGCTTCTTCGGGCACCACCGCACCGGCAAGCACGTGATGGCGAAGAAGTTCACCGACCTGTTCGGTCCGGCGCGGCCCAAGACCCGGGTCACCGCGGAGAACCCGGTGCCGCAGCACTACTGCGACATCGCCTACGCGCTGCAGGTCACCCTGGAAGAGGCCGGGCTGCACATCGCGCGCTGGCTGCAGCGGGAGACCGGGTCGCGGCGGCTGTCCGTCGCGGGCGGCGTCGCGCTGAACAGCGTGATGAACGGGCGGATCCTGCTGGAAACCCCGTTCGAGGACTTCTTCGCCCAGCCCGCGGCGGCCGACGACGGCTGCGCGCTCGGTTCGGCGCTGGAGGTGTCGGTCGGCAAGTACGGCAAGCCCCGTCCTCGCGACGGCTACACCTACACCGGCCCCGACTACACCGAGGCGGAGATGGAGCTCGCGCTGCAGGACGCCGGGGTCCGCTACACCAAGGTCGACGACATCGCCGCGCACACGGCGAAGAAGATCTCCGAGGGCAAGATCATCGGCTGGGTGCAGGGCCGGATGGAATGCGGGCCGCGCGCGCTCGGCAACCGTTCGCTGGTGGCCGACCCGCGCGACCCCGACTCGAAGACGCGGATGAACGAGAAGGTCAAGCACCGCGAGGCTTTCCGGCCGTTCGCGCCGTCGTGCCTGGCGGAACGCGCGGGCGACTGGTTCGTCAGCGACTACCCGTCGCCGGTCATGCTGCTGGTGTTCGACGTCCTGCCGGACAAACGCGACGAGGTCCCGGCCATCACGCACGTCGACGGCACGGCCCGCGTGCAGACGGTGACCGAAACGGACAACCCGTTGTACTACCGGATGATCAGCGAGTTCGAGAAGCTCACCGGCGTGCCGATGGTGGTCAACACCTCGTTCAACGACAACAACGAACCGATCGTCGCCAGCCCGGCCGACGCGGTGGCCTGCTACCTGAAGACCGACGTCGACGCCCTCGCCCTCGGGCCGTTCTGGGCAGAGAAGGACGACCTGTGA
- a CDS encoding IS5 family transposase (programmed frameshift), whose translation MGQRRPWEVDDGLWERIEPLLPKVERRFRHPGRKRLDDRKALCGIMFVLYTAIPWEFLPQELGYGSGMTCWRRLRDWTEAGVWQRLHELLLAELHAAGQLDWSRAAVDGSHVRALKGGPKTGPSPVDRARVGSKHHVITDGTGIPLAATLTGGNRHDVTQLMPLIHAIPAVRGRRGRPRRRPQRLYADRAYDHDKYRKLVRAAGITPLIARRGQEHGSGLGVHRWVVEGAFALLHWFRRLRIRWEIRDDIHEAFLTLGCAIICWRRLKAHSIC comes from the exons GTGGGACAGCGGCGTCCGTGGGAGGTCGATGACGGTCTGTGGGAACGGATCGAGCCGTTGTTGCCGAAGGTGGAGCGTCGGTTCAGGCATCCGGGGCGTAAGCGGTTGGACGACCGCAAGGCGTTGTGCGGGATCATGTTCGTGCTCTATACCGCGATCCCGTGGGAGTTCCTGCCCCAAGAGCTGGGTTATGGGTCGGGTATGACGTGCTGGCGTCGGTTGCGGGATTGGACCGAGGCCGGGGTGTGGCAGCGGTTGCACGAGCTGCTGCTGGCGGAGCTGCACGCGGCGGGCCAGCTGGACTGGTCACGGGCAGCCGTTGATGGATCGCATGTGCGGGCGTTAAAAGGGGGCC CGAAAACCGGCCCCAGCCCGGTCGATCGAGCCCGTGTCGGGTCGAAACACCATGTGATCACCGACGGAACCGGTATTCCTTTGGCGGCCACCCTGACCGGCGGGAACCGGCACGACGTCACCCAGCTGATGCCGCTGATCCACGCGATCCCAGCCGTGCGGGGCCGCCGTGGACGGCCCCGCCGGCGGCCACAACGGCTCTACGCCGACCGCGCCTACGACCACGACAAGTACCGCAAGCTTGTCCGCGCCGCGGGAATCACACCTCTCATCGCCCGCCGAGGCCAGGAACACGGCTCCGGCCTCGGCGTCCACCGCTGGGTCGTCGAGGGCGCCTTCGCCCTGCTGCACTGGTTCCGGCGGCTACGCATCCGCTGGGAGATCCGCGACGACATCCACGAAGCCTTCCTCACCCTCGGCTGCGCCATCATCTGCTGGCGCAGACTCAAAGCCCACTCAATCTGTTAG
- the hemW gene encoding radical SAM family heme chaperone HemW: protein MPALLPETTTPVESALPESALEGLGTRPFGVYVHVPFCATRCGYCDFNTYTAGELDSDSSPQSWLEGLKREFDLAARVLKAPPAVDTVFVGGGTPSLLGADGLRSVLDAVRDTFGLAPDAEVTTESNPESTSPEFFAGIRDAGYNRISLGMQSAARHVLKILDRVHTAGRPVAAAEEARAAGFDHVNLDVIYGTPGERTEDLQASLDAVLAAGVDHVSAYALIVEEGTALARRIRRGELPAPDDDVLAADYEMIDRVLASAGLRWYEVSNWSTSEEARCRHNIGYWRGGDWWGAGPGAHSHVGGVRWWNVKHPARYAASLAAGKSPAAGRELLTDEDRHLERVMLELRLSEGLPLDALDDDGRAEARAAAAEGLLDQSALDGQGRAVLTDRGRLLADGLVRRLT, encoded by the coding sequence GTGCCCGCGTTGCTGCCCGAAACCACCACGCCCGTCGAATCCGCGCTTCCCGAGAGCGCGCTGGAGGGGCTCGGCACGCGACCGTTCGGCGTCTACGTGCACGTCCCGTTCTGCGCGACCCGGTGCGGCTACTGCGACTTCAACACCTACACCGCCGGAGAGCTGGACAGCGATTCGTCGCCGCAGTCGTGGCTCGAAGGCCTCAAGCGCGAGTTCGACCTGGCCGCGCGTGTGCTGAAGGCGCCGCCCGCGGTCGACACCGTCTTCGTCGGCGGCGGCACTCCGTCTCTTCTCGGCGCAGACGGGCTCCGAAGCGTTCTCGACGCCGTTCGCGACACCTTCGGGCTCGCGCCGGACGCGGAGGTGACGACCGAGTCCAATCCGGAGTCCACCTCGCCCGAGTTCTTCGCGGGCATCCGTGACGCCGGATACAACCGGATCTCCCTCGGGATGCAGTCGGCCGCGCGGCATGTGCTGAAGATCCTCGACCGCGTGCACACCGCCGGCCGTCCGGTCGCGGCAGCCGAGGAGGCGCGCGCCGCCGGATTCGACCACGTCAACCTCGACGTCATCTACGGCACGCCGGGGGAGCGGACCGAAGATCTCCAGGCTTCACTGGACGCGGTGCTGGCCGCCGGTGTCGACCACGTCTCGGCGTACGCGCTGATCGTCGAAGAAGGCACCGCGCTCGCCCGCCGCATCCGCCGCGGCGAACTGCCCGCGCCGGACGACGACGTCCTGGCCGCCGATTACGAGATGATCGACCGCGTCCTCGCCTCGGCGGGGTTGCGCTGGTACGAGGTGTCCAACTGGTCGACTTCGGAGGAAGCCCGCTGCCGGCACAACATCGGGTACTGGCGCGGCGGCGACTGGTGGGGCGCCGGGCCGGGCGCGCACAGCCACGTCGGCGGCGTCCGCTGGTGGAACGTCAAGCATCCGGCCCGCTACGCCGCGTCCCTCGCGGCCGGTAAATCACCGGCCGCGGGCCGTGAATTGCTCACCGACGAAGACCGGCATCTGGAACGCGTGATGCTGGAACTCCGGTTGTCCGAAGGGCTCCCGCTCGACGCGCTCGACGACGACGGCCGGGCCGAAGCCCGTGCCGCCGCCGCCGAGGGATTGCTGGATCAGTCCGCTTTGGACGGTCAGGGCCGTGCGGTGCTGACCGACCGCGGGCGGTTGCTGGCCGACGGTCTGGTGCGCCGGCTCACCTGA
- a CDS encoding GNAT family N-acetyltransferase — MVIEVLDPRRDPEPVYWKSLRGKAGLRADWSWEVLTAQAWAARTEQPVTVLLEDGEPRGVVSSAWVTGLTRRHRFARTAGRGRLGGLDVRSPGSGALPGWWFDGEDDDGGVGRLLDTFVPAMREELGFGLRALLVRQVGESGVDSVRGGPKMVRRTEDVAVLDVTPFSSRDDWMHSLARKRKQNLRKIFRTFDADPSLEVRVRPGAEADSVEIAELLRYNETKHHDVPIVPLPAFVGYLGRLLRQPDVQVIEYRETATGRAVAVATLLDHPTLPVARHWAALPRELGGRPDLYFHFYGEAVRWALEAGRPQVVFGKKMSEMKASLGARLVPQYAAAVALL; from the coding sequence ATGGTGATCGAGGTGCTGGACCCCCGCCGTGACCCGGAGCCCGTGTACTGGAAGTCGTTGCGGGGCAAGGCGGGACTGCGCGCGGACTGGAGCTGGGAGGTGCTCACCGCCCAGGCGTGGGCAGCGCGCACCGAACAGCCGGTCACGGTCCTGCTCGAAGACGGCGAACCGCGTGGCGTGGTCAGTTCCGCGTGGGTCACCGGGCTCACCCGGCGGCACCGGTTCGCCCGCACGGCGGGGCGGGGGCGGCTCGGCGGGCTCGACGTCCGCTCCCCGGGCTCGGGAGCGTTGCCGGGCTGGTGGTTCGACGGCGAGGACGACGACGGCGGCGTCGGCAGGCTGCTGGACACCTTCGTCCCCGCCATGCGCGAGGAACTCGGGTTCGGCCTGCGCGCGCTGCTGGTGCGCCAGGTCGGCGAGTCCGGAGTGGACAGTGTCCGCGGCGGGCCGAAGATGGTGCGCCGCACGGAGGACGTCGCCGTCCTCGACGTCACGCCGTTCTCGAGCCGGGACGACTGGATGCACTCGCTGGCCAGGAAACGCAAACAGAACCTGCGCAAGATCTTCCGCACCTTCGACGCCGATCCGTCGCTCGAGGTGCGCGTGCGCCCGGGCGCCGAGGCCGATTCCGTCGAGATCGCGGAACTGCTGCGGTACAACGAAACCAAACATCACGACGTGCCGATCGTGCCGCTGCCGGCGTTCGTGGGCTATCTCGGCAGGCTGCTGCGGCAACCGGACGTGCAGGTCATCGAGTACCGCGAGACCGCCACCGGCCGGGCGGTCGCTGTCGCGACCCTGCTCGACCACCCGACGCTGCCGGTCGCCCGGCACTGGGCGGCGCTGCCGCGGGAACTCGGCGGACGGCCCGATCTCTACTTCCACTTCTATGGCGAAGCCGTGCGCTGGGCGCTCGAAGCCGGGCGGCCGCAGGTGGTGTTCGGCAAGAAGATGTCCGAGATGAAGGCCTCGCTGGGGGCGCGTCTGGTGCCGCAGTACGCGGCCGCGGTCGCGCTGCTCTGA
- a CDS encoding GNAT family N-acetyltransferase, with translation MKTGFHDPRTDPVPVGWPEFFRAARLHPVWDYDLMGLDAWTARNPPVLATVSDGAKILAAFSVLVCRPRLRYRFAPTPGHRLLRPFWAEVCQPWLSGYPGLAFAPEVAAADRRPLIRDFERSLRRRFGPGLLGVLYRALGQDFAQDLQGRGRLVKAVDSVAVLENRFASEDEWIASLPKSRRGGLRRQRRRIADDPGVVVVGGAGREDLDSAEVATLIQGHRDRHGKLPLDTRTPPSAAFLHRFLRRPDVHTLTYTGADGRLLAVNTLLDHPDSPAKQHWGTLPVDEGGRQGLLFDSYIHAMRYATRRGVKELTAGRGLPELKATLGFRARPVYAAAVPRPVLGW, from the coding sequence GTGAAGACGGGTTTCCACGATCCCCGCACCGATCCCGTTCCCGTCGGCTGGCCGGAGTTCTTCCGCGCCGCCCGCCTGCATCCGGTGTGGGACTACGACCTGATGGGGCTCGACGCCTGGACCGCGCGGAACCCGCCGGTGCTCGCCACCGTCTCGGACGGTGCCAAGATCCTCGCGGCGTTTTCGGTGCTGGTGTGCCGTCCACGGCTGCGATACCGCTTCGCGCCGACACCGGGACACCGGTTGCTGCGCCCGTTCTGGGCCGAGGTGTGCCAGCCCTGGCTTAGCGGCTACCCGGGGCTCGCGTTCGCGCCGGAGGTCGCCGCCGCCGATCGTCGTCCGCTGATCCGGGACTTCGAACGGTCCCTGCGCCGGAGGTTCGGCCCCGGCCTGCTCGGAGTGCTGTACCGGGCGTTGGGGCAGGATTTCGCGCAGGACCTCCAGGGCCGTGGGCGGCTGGTGAAGGCCGTCGATTCCGTGGCGGTGCTGGAAAACCGTTTCGCTTCGGAAGACGAATGGATCGCCTCGCTGCCCAAGTCGCGGCGGGGCGGGCTGCGACGGCAGCGGCGCCGGATCGCCGACGATCCGGGTGTGGTAGTCGTCGGTGGTGCCGGCCGGGAGGACCTCGACAGCGCCGAGGTCGCGACCCTCATCCAGGGGCATCGCGACCGGCACGGCAAGCTCCCGCTCGACACCAGGACGCCGCCTTCCGCCGCGTTCCTGCACCGGTTCCTCCGGCGGCCGGACGTGCACACGCTGACCTACACCGGCGCGGACGGCAGGCTGCTCGCGGTGAACACGTTGCTCGATCATCCGGACAGCCCGGCGAAACAGCATTGGGGCACCCTGCCGGTGGACGAAGGCGGGCGGCAGGGACTGCTGTTCGACTCCTACATCCACGCCATGCGGTACGCGACGCGGCGCGGGGTCAAGGAGCTCACCGCCGGGCGCGGGCTGCCCGAACTCAAGGCCACGCTGGGTTTCCGGGCGCGCCCCGTGTACGCCGCGGCCGTGCCGAGACCGGTACTGGGATGGTGA
- a CDS encoding glycosyltransferase produces the protein MNRSTPGPVESGLTVVVPCFNEVDNVEPSYREIVAELGNLPLELLYVDDGSTDGTLDVIRALAHTDPRVRYLSFTRNFGFEAAFSAGYRYAGKPWLLHMDADQQFPASEVEKLIMAAEAGNDAVFGVRTNRQDPLLRRWGTAAFHFVGRRVLRIEIPPGATAFRLVRTELARKIVDLRLGTPYFLATVPRLTSRYTTVQVAHRARERGESKVGFGFLSSHAIELFVGFTRRLTTMASTTAVLTAGLSVLAGIAAATGLLGLTAASTLTFVMFSVLLTVLALSVRYLVVVGAGQARPRQFYIREANFPVDEDDRLYASAMAEIHPGERQAGVKNTEDTAAVRSLVILGGADGSVSTYHRARELGFRTICVDVRASAPAVALADEFVQVSVRAPEQIAAALEGRDDIAGVLCPASDVGLPALAWLTRHWNLPDPLPEAAVAASVDKSVFRELCDRLRLPTYRSVGGKPGPDLALAAQQLRFPTLVKPVDSSGSRGVVSCASPGGLTTAFSDSLAFSPSGKLVVEEHLDGSHYTIEALAVDGRIVFHAVTRRTLTPPPFFVTASHLLPAGLPPALDRALPVMLAALCAELGYRTGPLTLDAVLGRDGKFYLIEMGARMGGNGLAEAIEHSTGVDLIAAGIAAATGGEVVLSPRDPRPTLIHILASDRGGRIVRIEGVDEVRAMPAVHNLELFAEEDSYVKPYEQAGYKMGYAVLSAPTVPDVLAAEDELRGTLKFLLDEQGAAVPLP, from the coding sequence ATGAACCGGTCGACCCCCGGACCGGTGGAAAGTGGACTCACCGTAGTCGTCCCGTGCTTCAACGAAGTCGACAACGTCGAGCCCTCCTACCGGGAGATCGTCGCCGAGTTGGGAAATCTCCCCCTCGAACTGCTCTATGTGGACGATGGGAGCACGGACGGGACCCTGGACGTCATCCGGGCGCTCGCGCACACCGACCCCCGGGTGCGCTACCTGTCCTTCACCCGGAACTTCGGGTTCGAAGCGGCCTTTTCCGCCGGTTATCGGTACGCCGGGAAACCGTGGCTCCTGCACATGGACGCCGATCAACAGTTCCCGGCCTCCGAGGTCGAGAAATTGATCATGGCCGCCGAGGCGGGCAACGACGCTGTTTTCGGTGTACGCACCAATAGGCAAGATCCCTTACTAAGACGGTGGGGAACCGCCGCGTTCCATTTCGTCGGCCGCCGCGTCCTGCGCATCGAAATCCCGCCCGGCGCGACGGCGTTCCGCCTGGTGCGCACGGAGCTCGCGCGCAAGATCGTCGATCTCCGGCTGGGCACCCCGTACTTCCTCGCCACCGTGCCGAGGCTGACCAGCCGCTACACCACCGTCCAGGTGGCACACCGGGCCCGCGAACGCGGTGAGTCCAAAGTGGGCTTCGGCTTCCTTTCCTCGCACGCCATCGAGTTGTTCGTCGGCTTCACCCGGCGGCTGACGACGATGGCCTCGACCACGGCGGTGCTGACCGCCGGGCTCTCGGTGCTCGCCGGGATCGCGGCCGCCACCGGGCTGCTCGGGCTCACCGCCGCGTCGACGCTGACGTTCGTCATGTTCTCCGTGCTGCTGACCGTGCTCGCGTTGTCCGTCCGCTACCTGGTCGTGGTCGGCGCGGGGCAGGCGCGGCCACGGCAGTTCTACATCAGGGAAGCCAATTTCCCGGTCGACGAGGACGACCGGCTCTACGCCTCGGCCATGGCCGAGATCCATCCTGGGGAAAGGCAAGCGGGAGTGAAGAACACCGAAGACACGGCGGCGGTACGGAGCCTGGTGATCCTGGGCGGCGCCGACGGTTCGGTCAGCACGTATCACCGGGCGCGGGAGCTCGGTTTCCGCACCATCTGCGTGGACGTCCGCGCGAGCGCGCCCGCGGTGGCGCTGGCCGACGAGTTCGTCCAGGTCAGCGTCCGCGCGCCGGAGCAGATCGCGGCGGCGCTCGAGGGACGGGACGACATCGCCGGGGTGCTCTGCCCGGCCAGCGACGTCGGGCTGCCCGCGCTCGCCTGGCTCACCCGGCACTGGAACCTGCCCGACCCGTTGCCCGAAGCCGCCGTCGCCGCGTCCGTCGACAAGTCCGTCTTCCGCGAACTCTGCGACCGGCTGCGTCTGCCGACCTACCGCAGCGTCGGCGGGAAGCCCGGCCCGGACCTCGCGCTCGCCGCGCAGCAACTGCGGTTCCCGACGCTGGTGAAACCGGTCGACTCCTCCGGCAGCCGCGGTGTCGTCTCCTGCGCGAGCCCCGGCGGCCTCACCACCGCGTTCTCCGACTCCCTCGCGTTCTCACCGTCCGGCAAGCTGGTCGTCGAGGAACACCTCGACGGCTCGCACTACACGATCGAAGCACTCGCGGTCGACGGCCGGATCGTGTTCCACGCGGTCACCCGGCGCACGTTGACACCGCCGCCGTTCTTCGTGACGGCGTCGCACCTGCTGCCCGCCGGACTGCCGCCGGCCCTCGACCGCGCGTTGCCGGTGATGCTGGCCGCGTTGTGCGCCGAACTCGGTTACCGCACCGGACCGCTCACCCTCGACGCCGTCCTGGGCCGGGACGGGAAGTTCTATCTCATCGAGATGGGCGCCCGGATGGGCGGGAACGGCCTGGCCGAGGCGATCGAGCACAGCACCGGCGTCGACCTGATCGCCGCGGGGATCGCCGCCGCGACCGGCGGCGAGGTCGTGCTCTCCCCGCGCGACCCGCGGCCGACGCTCATCCACATCCTCGCCTCCGACCGCGGCGGCCGGATCGTGCGCATCGAGGGCGTCGACGAGGTCCGCGCCATGCCCGCGGTGCACAACCTGGAACTGTTCGCGGAGGAGGACTCCTACGTCAAACCGTACGAGCAGGCCGGCTACAAGATGGGGTACGCCGTGCTTTCGGCGCCGACCGTGCCCGACGTGCTCGCGGCGGAGGACGAACTGCGCGGCACGCTGAAGTTCCTGCTCGACGAGCAGGGTGCGGCGGTACCGCTCCCTTGA